One window of Athalia rosae chromosome 4, iyAthRosa1.1, whole genome shotgun sequence genomic DNA carries:
- the LOC105688505 gene encoding uncharacterized protein LOC105688505, which translates to MADDSDVDRGFDSKRNTEFAVQFLDTCSSSSKFNHSAPIESSRTLSDGRFNGYSASPESRPFASTPSSSSLYPGSEVRFINPAIYAESFRSPLALSSSSLIIETLCGDSDYAPQELRALNINDRCRRGSPTSSVGAGDKYDRCLQNTYRCTPQPDVSGIISTVALTNNSKSLTRLVRRCAIDGSAEIYEANGQGDAERFAQFSSSSLSSSTFPDGTRNTEAALSRKIAHEQWLRRKRAAELKCEFERREENRRRAEEERVEKERSEWERTKRENFLRWQEKKQIEEKSKRVAVERELVLQRRLKVAEDNAAIAKMIQLQQWAKKKEEAQKEQYKEQELMREAIEAERKKRQEESSRAFEKWRENARCKPRPATQGLLPHQRAKPSYVNPKPWQQILDDHAGVNHQLDVVTVDDTTK; encoded by the exons ATGGCCGATGACAGTGACGTTGACCGCGGCTTCGATTCAAAACGAAATACTGAATTCGCTGTCCAGTTCCTCGATACGTGTTCATCCTCTTCAAAATTCAATCACTCTGCTCCAATCGAGTCATCGCGGACTCTATCGGATGGACGCTTTAACGGTTACTCAGCATCCCCCGAATCACGCCCCTTCGCATCAACCCCAAGCTCGAGCTCCTTATATCCTGGCTCAGAGGTGCGTTTCATAAACCCAGCGATATACGCAGAATCTTTTCGGAGCCCCCTCGCACTATCTTCATCGAGTCTGATCATTGAAACGCTTTGTGGGGACTCTGACTATGCCCCCCAAGAGCTGCGCGCACTCAACATCAACGATCGTTGTCGTCGTGGATCACCGACAAGCAGTGTTGGTGCTGGAGATAAATACGATCGTTGTCTTCAAAATACTTATCGCTGCACTCCGCAGCCGGATGTATCAGGGATCATCTCAACCGTGGCTCTGACAAACAACTCAAAATCCCTTACACGGCTGGTGAGGCGTTGCGCGATCGATGGGTCGGCAGAGATTTACGAGGCGAACGGACAGGGAGACGCGGAAAG GTTTGCGCAGTTTTCCTCGTCCTCTTTGTCGAGTTCCACATTCCCCGACGGTACGAGGAACACCGAGGCCGCCCTATCACGGAAAATAGCTCACGAGCAGTGGCTTCGCAGGAAACGCGCTGCTGAGCTGAAATGCGAATTTGAACGGCGTGAGGAGAACAGGCGTCGAGCTGAAGaggaaagggttgaaaaagaaCGGTCGGAATGGGAGCGGACGAAGCGAGAAAACTTTTTGCGGTGGCAGGAGAAAAAACAGATAGAGGAGAAAAGCAAAAGAGTAGCGGTTGAAAGGGAACTTGTTCTTCAGAGAAGATTGAAAGTCGCTGAGGATAATGCTGCCATCGCAAAGATGATTCAGCTGCAGCAGTgggcgaagaaaaaggaggaagcaCAGAAAG AGCAATACAAGGAGCAGGAGCTTATGCGCGAGGCAATCGAGGCGGAGCGCAAAAAACGACAAGAGGAAAGCTCGCGGGCATTCGAAAAGTGGCGAGAAAATGCCAGGTGTAAACCAAGGCCGGCTACCCAGGGGCTCCTAC CCCATCAACGCGCAAAGCCCTCGTACGTGAATCCGAAACCCTGGCAACAAATCCTGGACGATCATGCCGGTGTCAATCATCAATTGGATGTGGTCACCGTCGACGATACGACTAAGTAG
- the LOC105688370 gene encoding proteasome activator complex subunit 3 isoform X4, with product MASTNVVQEYKDSLKSKAEQLITKGFPEKIVKLNELLETPSFCNRELSDVHQDLNVAIPDPIALNHDGPAMKKLKRENNLDKIEASGTQVMVLPSGPVPCNKPLCELIHTAKPYIRQLVEDSNLLKMWISFMIPKIEDGNNFGVSIQEDTLAEIQSVESEAAAFFDQISRYFISRGKIVSKVAKYPHIIDYRRAVQELDEKEYLSLWLVMCEVRNRYCSLHDIVIKNLEKIKRPRPSNAESLY from the exons ATGGCATCAACAAACGTG GTACAAGAATACAAGGATTCACTGAAATCAAag GCAGAACAGCTGATCACCAAAGGATTTCCTGAGAAGATAGTTAAGCTCAATGAGCTACTTGAAACGCCAAGTTTCTGCAACCGTGAATTGTCCGACGTGCACCAAGATTTAAATGTTGCAATTCCAGATCCCATCGCACTTAATCATGACGGCCCGGCtatgaaaaagttgaaacgagaaaataatctAGACAAAATAGAGGCAAGCGGTACTCAAGTAATGGTGCTACCTAGTGGTCCAGTGCCATGCAACAAACCACTCTGCGAGTTGATTCATACTGCAAAGCCATACATCAGGCAACTTGTCGAAGATTCCAACCTT TTAAAAATGTGGATATCATTCATGATCCCTAAAATTGAAGATGGTAACAATTTTGGAGTTTCAATTCAGGAAGATACCCTAGCAGAAATCCAGTCCGTAGAAAGTGAAGCGGCAGCTTTCTTTGATCAAATTTCAAG GTACTTCATATCCAGAGGAAAGATTGTAAGCAAAGTCGCGAAATACCCACACATCATAGACTACAGGCGAGCAGTTCAggaattggatgaaaaagagTACCTTAGTTTATGGCTGGTAATGTGCGAGGTCCGTAATCGCTATTGTTCATTACACGACATAGTTatcaaaaatcttgaaaaaataaagcggCCTCGACCGTCCAATGCCGAGTCATTGTATTGA
- the LOC105688370 gene encoding proteasome activator complex subunit 3 isoform X3, which translates to MVLRASIANRTLRYYHFGISNCKVQEYKDSLKSKAEQLITKGFPEKIVKLNELLETPSFCNRELSDVHQDLNVAIPDPIALNHDGPAMKKLKRENNLDKIEASGTQVMVLPSGPVPCNKPLCELIHTAKPYIRQLVEDSNLLKMWISFMIPKIEDGNNFGVSIQEDTLAEIQSVESEAAAFFDQISRYFISRGKIVSKVAKYPHIIDYRRAVQELDEKEYLSLWLVMCEVRNRYCSLHDIVIKNLEKIKRPRPSNAESLY; encoded by the exons GTACAAGAATACAAGGATTCACTGAAATCAAag GCAGAACAGCTGATCACCAAAGGATTTCCTGAGAAGATAGTTAAGCTCAATGAGCTACTTGAAACGCCAAGTTTCTGCAACCGTGAATTGTCCGACGTGCACCAAGATTTAAATGTTGCAATTCCAGATCCCATCGCACTTAATCATGACGGCCCGGCtatgaaaaagttgaaacgagaaaataatctAGACAAAATAGAGGCAAGCGGTACTCAAGTAATGGTGCTACCTAGTGGTCCAGTGCCATGCAACAAACCACTCTGCGAGTTGATTCATACTGCAAAGCCATACATCAGGCAACTTGTCGAAGATTCCAACCTT TTAAAAATGTGGATATCATTCATGATCCCTAAAATTGAAGATGGTAACAATTTTGGAGTTTCAATTCAGGAAGATACCCTAGCAGAAATCCAGTCCGTAGAAAGTGAAGCGGCAGCTTTCTTTGATCAAATTTCAAG GTACTTCATATCCAGAGGAAAGATTGTAAGCAAAGTCGCGAAATACCCACACATCATAGACTACAGGCGAGCAGTTCAggaattggatgaaaaagagTACCTTAGTTTATGGCTGGTAATGTGCGAGGTCCGTAATCGCTATTGTTCATTACACGACATAGTTatcaaaaatcttgaaaaaataaagcggCCTCGACCGTCCAATGCCGAGTCATTGTATTGA
- the LOC105688370 gene encoding proteasome activator complex subunit 3 isoform X6 — translation MVQEYKDSLKSKAEQLITKGFPEKIVKLNELLETPSFCNRELSDVHQDLNVAIPDPIALNHDGPAMKKLKRENNLDKIEASGTQVMVLPSGPVPCNKPLCELIHTAKPYIRQLVEDSNLLKMWISFMIPKIEDGNNFGVSIQEDTLAEIQSVESEAAAFFDQISRYFISRGKIVSKVAKYPHIIDYRRAVQELDEKEYLSLWLVMCEVRNRYCSLHDIVIKNLEKIKRPRPSNAESLY, via the exons GTACAAGAATACAAGGATTCACTGAAATCAAag GCAGAACAGCTGATCACCAAAGGATTTCCTGAGAAGATAGTTAAGCTCAATGAGCTACTTGAAACGCCAAGTTTCTGCAACCGTGAATTGTCCGACGTGCACCAAGATTTAAATGTTGCAATTCCAGATCCCATCGCACTTAATCATGACGGCCCGGCtatgaaaaagttgaaacgagaaaataatctAGACAAAATAGAGGCAAGCGGTACTCAAGTAATGGTGCTACCTAGTGGTCCAGTGCCATGCAACAAACCACTCTGCGAGTTGATTCATACTGCAAAGCCATACATCAGGCAACTTGTCGAAGATTCCAACCTT TTAAAAATGTGGATATCATTCATGATCCCTAAAATTGAAGATGGTAACAATTTTGGAGTTTCAATTCAGGAAGATACCCTAGCAGAAATCCAGTCCGTAGAAAGTGAAGCGGCAGCTTTCTTTGATCAAATTTCAAG GTACTTCATATCCAGAGGAAAGATTGTAAGCAAAGTCGCGAAATACCCACACATCATAGACTACAGGCGAGCAGTTCAggaattggatgaaaaagagTACCTTAGTTTATGGCTGGTAATGTGCGAGGTCCGTAATCGCTATTGTTCATTACACGACATAGTTatcaaaaatcttgaaaaaataaagcggCCTCGACCGTCCAATGCCGAGTCATTGTATTGA
- the LOC105688370 gene encoding proteasome activator complex subunit 3 isoform X5, with protein sequence MNVQEYKDSLKSKAEQLITKGFPEKIVKLNELLETPSFCNRELSDVHQDLNVAIPDPIALNHDGPAMKKLKRENNLDKIEASGTQVMVLPSGPVPCNKPLCELIHTAKPYIRQLVEDSNLLKMWISFMIPKIEDGNNFGVSIQEDTLAEIQSVESEAAAFFDQISRYFISRGKIVSKVAKYPHIIDYRRAVQELDEKEYLSLWLVMCEVRNRYCSLHDIVIKNLEKIKRPRPSNAESLY encoded by the exons GTACAAGAATACAAGGATTCACTGAAATCAAag GCAGAACAGCTGATCACCAAAGGATTTCCTGAGAAGATAGTTAAGCTCAATGAGCTACTTGAAACGCCAAGTTTCTGCAACCGTGAATTGTCCGACGTGCACCAAGATTTAAATGTTGCAATTCCAGATCCCATCGCACTTAATCATGACGGCCCGGCtatgaaaaagttgaaacgagaaaataatctAGACAAAATAGAGGCAAGCGGTACTCAAGTAATGGTGCTACCTAGTGGTCCAGTGCCATGCAACAAACCACTCTGCGAGTTGATTCATACTGCAAAGCCATACATCAGGCAACTTGTCGAAGATTCCAACCTT TTAAAAATGTGGATATCATTCATGATCCCTAAAATTGAAGATGGTAACAATTTTGGAGTTTCAATTCAGGAAGATACCCTAGCAGAAATCCAGTCCGTAGAAAGTGAAGCGGCAGCTTTCTTTGATCAAATTTCAAG GTACTTCATATCCAGAGGAAAGATTGTAAGCAAAGTCGCGAAATACCCACACATCATAGACTACAGGCGAGCAGTTCAggaattggatgaaaaagagTACCTTAGTTTATGGCTGGTAATGTGCGAGGTCCGTAATCGCTATTGTTCATTACACGACATAGTTatcaaaaatcttgaaaaaataaagcggCCTCGACCGTCCAATGCCGAGTCATTGTATTGA
- the LOC105688370 gene encoding proteasome activator complex subunit 3 isoform X1 produces the protein MIFLLRLTKCDWLLVLKHDFLFEVARFSVGKSAVILCIVLLDRRMMADSTVQRVQEYKDSLKSKAEQLITKGFPEKIVKLNELLETPSFCNRELSDVHQDLNVAIPDPIALNHDGPAMKKLKRENNLDKIEASGTQVMVLPSGPVPCNKPLCELIHTAKPYIRQLVEDSNLLKMWISFMIPKIEDGNNFGVSIQEDTLAEIQSVESEAAAFFDQISRYFISRGKIVSKVAKYPHIIDYRRAVQELDEKEYLSLWLVMCEVRNRYCSLHDIVIKNLEKIKRPRPSNAESLY, from the exons GTTATTGGTTCTGAAACACGACTTCCTGTTTGAAGTTGCACGCTTCAGCGTAGGGAAGAGTGCGGTTATTTTGTGTATTGTATTGCTTGATCGTCGTATGATGGCTGATTCCACGGTGCAGAGG GTACAAGAATACAAGGATTCACTGAAATCAAag GCAGAACAGCTGATCACCAAAGGATTTCCTGAGAAGATAGTTAAGCTCAATGAGCTACTTGAAACGCCAAGTTTCTGCAACCGTGAATTGTCCGACGTGCACCAAGATTTAAATGTTGCAATTCCAGATCCCATCGCACTTAATCATGACGGCCCGGCtatgaaaaagttgaaacgagaaaataatctAGACAAAATAGAGGCAAGCGGTACTCAAGTAATGGTGCTACCTAGTGGTCCAGTGCCATGCAACAAACCACTCTGCGAGTTGATTCATACTGCAAAGCCATACATCAGGCAACTTGTCGAAGATTCCAACCTT TTAAAAATGTGGATATCATTCATGATCCCTAAAATTGAAGATGGTAACAATTTTGGAGTTTCAATTCAGGAAGATACCCTAGCAGAAATCCAGTCCGTAGAAAGTGAAGCGGCAGCTTTCTTTGATCAAATTTCAAG GTACTTCATATCCAGAGGAAAGATTGTAAGCAAAGTCGCGAAATACCCACACATCATAGACTACAGGCGAGCAGTTCAggaattggatgaaaaagagTACCTTAGTTTATGGCTGGTAATGTGCGAGGTCCGTAATCGCTATTGTTCATTACACGACATAGTTatcaaaaatcttgaaaaaataaagcggCCTCGACCGTCCAATGCCGAGTCATTGTATTGA